In Nocardia sputorum, a single genomic region encodes these proteins:
- a CDS encoding amidase family protein — protein sequence MLSRPFGTATETRPDSARDTEDGLERGPAATIAACVRDGLLHPGQVAADAGTRIAAADRNCPAFSVLRAEQAMAESASLTERDDLDVLPMAGVPVAVEHGVPIAGEPVPWGPAAAADHPVVARLRAAGAVVMGLVAAPELSRWATSEGSERVIRNPWNQGRNAGGAAGAAIAAGLIPVAHGCDGLGAVRVAAACCGVFGIKPGQHMVPGAGAWSGLVESGVLASSVDDAALALSVLAARPDLAEVDPPGRLRIALAVDPPSRLLRVDRHWTAAARRAAAVAAAAGHVVEPTVLPYGNALLATSLRWLALGARDAPELPEPDQLSRRARRRLALGRTVHRLRLARPAQIDRVEARLLEFFERYDVVITPTLAAPPPPARAWHFRNRPATLLAGARFAPFTPLWNLVGWPAASIPMGMHPGSETPVAAQLAGPPGSESTLLRLSAQLETRYPWQRTAPEGRFIR from the coding sequence ATGCTCTCCCGGCCGTTCGGGACCGCTACCGAAACGCGGCCGGACAGTGCCCGGGACACCGAGGACGGTCTGGAACGCGGCCCGGCCGCGACGATCGCGGCGTGTGTACGCGACGGCCTGTTGCACCCCGGCCAAGTGGCGGCGGATGCCGGGACGCGGATCGCCGCGGCGGACCGGAACTGCCCGGCGTTCAGCGTGCTTCGCGCCGAACAGGCGATGGCCGAGTCGGCGAGCCTGACCGAACGCGACGACCTCGACGTGCTGCCCATGGCCGGTGTCCCGGTCGCGGTCGAACACGGCGTGCCCATCGCTGGCGAGCCGGTGCCGTGGGGGCCTGCGGCCGCCGCGGATCATCCGGTGGTGGCGCGGCTGCGCGCCGCCGGCGCGGTCGTCATGGGGCTGGTCGCGGCGCCCGAGCTGAGCCGATGGGCGACGAGCGAAGGCTCGGAGCGTGTCATCCGCAATCCCTGGAACCAAGGGCGCAACGCCGGTGGCGCGGCAGGCGCGGCCATCGCGGCCGGGCTGATCCCGGTGGCGCACGGCTGCGATGGCTTGGGTGCGGTGCGGGTGGCCGCCGCGTGCTGCGGCGTCTTCGGGATCAAGCCGGGGCAGCACATGGTGCCCGGCGCCGGCGCCTGGTCGGGCCTGGTCGAGAGCGGTGTTCTGGCAAGCAGTGTGGACGACGCGGCACTGGCGCTGTCGGTGCTGGCGGCGCGGCCGGACCTGGCCGAGGTGGATCCGCCCGGCCGACTACGCATCGCCCTGGCCGTGGACCCACCGTCTCGCTTGCTGCGCGTCGACCGGCATTGGACGGCCGCGGCCCGCAGAGCGGCCGCGGTGGCCGCGGCGGCGGGCCATGTGGTCGAACCGACCGTCCTACCGTACGGAAACGCACTGCTCGCGACATCCCTACGCTGGCTGGCCCTCGGTGCGCGCGATGCCCCCGAGCTACCCGAGCCCGACCAGCTATCCCGAAGAGCCCGCCGTCGACTGGCCCTCGGCCGCACGGTGCATCGGCTACGGCTCGCGCGCCCAGCCCAGATCGACCGGGTCGAGGCGCGACTACTGGAATTCTTCGAGCGTTACGACGTGGTGATCACTCCCACGCTCGCCGCCCCGCCACCCCCGGCGCGGGCCTGGCACTTCCGCAATCGGCCGGCCACCCTGCTCGCCGGCGCGCGATTCGCCCCCTTCACTCCGCTGTGGAATCTGGTCGGCTGGCCCGCCGCGTCCATCCCGATGGGCATGCATCCCGGATCGGAGACGCCGGTGGCCGCCCAGCTCGCCGGGCCGCCCGGCAGCGAGTCCACCCTGCTACGGCTGTCCGCGCAATTGGAGACCCGCTACCCCTGGCAGCGCACCGCACCCGAAGGCCGATTCATACGCTGA
- a CDS encoding SDR family oxidoreductase, with the protein MTDAKQIRGKVVVITGGARGIGLATATALQALGAQIAIGDIDETTVKESGTARGFELYGKLDVTDHDSFDGFLDEVERALGPIDVLINNAGIMPTGRLVDEPDPLTRRILDINVYGVILGSKLALRRMLPRGSGHIINIASLAGETHIPGLATYNASKHAVLGFTDTLREEYRGTGLRFSSVLPTLTNTELGSGVTAPKLLRAAEPEEIADAVAKLIVAPKSKVRVTAVAGFISQFVGMLPEAVGDGIGRALGSGRAFLDDVDADKRKAYEERARGA; encoded by the coding sequence GTGACCGACGCGAAGCAGATCCGCGGCAAGGTGGTCGTCATCACCGGTGGCGCCCGCGGCATCGGGCTGGCCACCGCGACCGCGCTGCAGGCCCTCGGCGCGCAGATCGCGATCGGCGACATCGACGAGACCACCGTCAAAGAGTCGGGCACGGCGCGCGGCTTCGAGCTGTACGGCAAGCTCGATGTGACCGATCACGACTCGTTCGACGGCTTTCTCGACGAGGTGGAGCGCGCCCTCGGCCCGATCGACGTGCTGATCAACAACGCGGGCATCATGCCGACCGGCAGGCTGGTCGACGAGCCGGACCCGTTGACCCGCCGCATCCTGGACATCAACGTCTACGGCGTGATCCTGGGCTCCAAACTGGCGCTGCGCCGGATGCTGCCGCGCGGCAGCGGGCACATCATCAACATCGCCTCGCTGGCCGGCGAGACCCACATCCCGGGCCTGGCCACCTACAACGCCAGCAAGCACGCGGTGCTCGGATTCACCGACACGCTGCGCGAGGAGTATCGCGGCACCGGCCTGCGCTTCTCCTCGGTGCTGCCCACGCTGACCAACACCGAGCTGGGCTCCGGCGTCACCGCGCCGAAGCTGCTGCGCGCCGCCGAGCCGGAGGAGATCGCCGACGCTGTCGCGAAGCTGATCGTCGCGCCGAAGTCGAAGGTCAGGGTGACCGCGGTGGCCGGGTTCATCTCCCAGTTCGTCGGCATGCTGCCGGAAGCGGTCGGGGACGGCATCGGGCGGGCGCTCGGCTCCGGGCGCGCCTTCCTCGACGACGTCGACGCCGACAAGCGCAAGGCCTACGAGGAGCGCGCCCGCGGGGCGTGA
- a CDS encoding PucR family transcriptional regulator encodes MTVGPSPGAAARPSPAPDEVRDWLAEYVYETTRAEALERIVTRLDDVIIARIPELADRDMRRDLAASTRAHARIVLSRLASDAFEFSLPEEAHAFARSVARRGFELRLLLRVYHVGMEAVLDYMTEVVEQRRTTPELERVVLLRLFERATKWISTSVELLTDTYMEEREQVLRAALNRRAETVRALLDGDDVDIEQASLRLGYRLAQQHLAFVLWTDEPTGEPAGADAEATGLLDRVAARLAAALGSARVLTVPSGASAMWAWAGSDDGEHGAELAAPGEVERLAAAQVEAPVRVAFGVPAGGIAGFRRSHREAVAARQVAERAPAGGPRVTGYRAVEIAYLAGADEAAMRGLVERELGALAARDANAARLRETLHAYLRSQRSPEATAKVLGVHKNTVRYRVQRIEQLLGYPIEERGLPLEIALVCVAVYGADALP; translated from the coding sequence ATGACGGTTGGGCCTTCGCCGGGCGCCGCGGCCCGGCCGAGCCCGGCGCCGGACGAGGTGCGCGACTGGCTCGCCGAGTACGTCTACGAGACCACCCGCGCCGAGGCGCTGGAGCGGATCGTCACCCGGCTCGACGACGTGATCATCGCGCGCATCCCCGAACTCGCCGATCGCGATATGCGCCGCGATCTCGCGGCCAGCACCAGGGCGCACGCCAGGATCGTGCTCAGCCGCCTGGCCAGCGACGCCTTCGAGTTCTCGCTGCCGGAGGAAGCGCACGCGTTCGCGCGCAGCGTGGCCCGGCGCGGCTTCGAGCTGCGGTTGTTGCTGCGGGTCTACCACGTGGGCATGGAGGCGGTGCTCGACTACATGACCGAAGTCGTCGAGCAGCGCCGGACCACGCCGGAACTCGAGCGCGTCGTCCTGCTGCGGCTGTTCGAGCGGGCCACCAAGTGGATCAGCACCTCGGTCGAACTGCTCACCGACACCTACATGGAGGAGCGCGAACAGGTGCTGCGCGCCGCGCTCAACCGGCGCGCCGAGACCGTCCGCGCCTTGCTGGACGGCGACGACGTGGACATCGAGCAGGCGTCGCTGCGGCTCGGCTACCGGCTCGCCCAGCAGCACCTCGCCTTCGTGCTGTGGACCGACGAGCCGACCGGCGAGCCCGCGGGCGCGGACGCGGAGGCGACCGGCTTGCTGGACCGGGTCGCGGCGCGGCTGGCCGCGGCACTCGGCAGCGCGCGGGTGCTCACCGTCCCGTCCGGCGCCAGCGCCATGTGGGCGTGGGCCGGCTCGGACGACGGGGAACACGGCGCCGAACTGGCGGCGCCGGGCGAAGTGGAGCGGCTGGCCGCGGCGCAGGTGGAGGCGCCGGTGCGGGTGGCGTTCGGCGTGCCCGCCGGGGGGATCGCGGGCTTCCGCCGCAGTCACCGCGAGGCGGTCGCCGCGCGGCAGGTCGCCGAGCGCGCGCCCGCGGGCGGCCCACGGGTCACCGGGTATCGAGCGGTGGAGATCGCCTATCTGGCCGGCGCGGACGAAGCGGCCATGCGCGGGTTGGTGGAGCGGGAACTGGGCGCGCTGGCGGCCAGGGACGCGAACGCCGCGCGCCTGCGCGAGACGCTGCACGCCTATCTGCGCAGTCAGCGCAGCCCGGAGGCCACGGCGAAAGTGCTCGGGGTACACAAGAACACGGTCCGCTACCGCGTGCAGCGGATCGAACAACTACTGGGATATCCGATCGAAGAGCGCGGCTTGCCGCTGGAGATCGCGCTGGTGTGCGTCGCCGTCTACGGCGCCGACGCCCTGCCCTGA
- a CDS encoding DUF1266 domain-containing protein, translating into MSARGVPTLTTFPYAELDEREEDHWSGAAVSDDELRALALGAFYSARWDAFHDALLLGPERAHPLGDRRELAIDTLTGAWGITDGTEAQASMEQLLDGMHAPLYALVHPLVTASINASERDRFGERADRHRAFLRQVGAFRGMDNPEALVRDYDIWSQAIKIGFTDHLARPLPSDIHAWDLARVVAVARMAYTAGYLDADVAWSYLARALPLAQSKYRNWRQFGDAYLTGWTYWQACEDLAELKNGGVDRRKELLRLWLRPTSPWRRIALNSAPVGE; encoded by the coding sequence ATGTCTGCGCGCGGTGTACCCACCTTGACGACCTTTCCGTACGCGGAGCTGGACGAGCGGGAGGAAGACCATTGGTCCGGCGCCGCGGTATCCGACGACGAACTGCGGGCACTCGCGCTCGGAGCCTTCTACTCGGCGCGCTGGGACGCCTTCCACGACGCGCTGCTGCTCGGTCCGGAACGCGCCCATCCGCTCGGCGATCGGCGTGAACTGGCCATCGACACGCTCACCGGCGCGTGGGGCATCACCGACGGCACCGAGGCGCAGGCGTCGATGGAGCAGTTGCTCGACGGCATGCACGCACCGCTCTACGCCCTGGTGCACCCGCTGGTGACGGCGTCGATCAACGCCAGTGAGCGCGATCGCTTCGGGGAACGGGCCGATCGGCACCGGGCGTTCCTGCGGCAGGTCGGCGCGTTCCGGGGGATGGACAATCCCGAGGCGCTGGTGCGCGACTACGACATCTGGTCGCAAGCGATCAAGATCGGGTTCACCGATCATCTGGCCCGTCCGCTGCCCAGCGACATCCACGCCTGGGACCTGGCCAGGGTGGTCGCGGTGGCCAGGATGGCCTACACCGCCGGGTACCTCGACGCCGACGTGGCCTGGAGCTATCTGGCGCGCGCCCTGCCGCTGGCGCAGAGCAAGTACCGCAATTGGCGCCAGTTCGGCGACGCCTACCTCACCGGCTGGACCTACTGGCAGGCCTGCGAGGACCTGGCCGAGTTGAAGAACGGCGGCGTCGACCGCCGCAAGGAGTTGCTGCGGCTGTGGCTGCGCCCGACCAGCCCGTGGCGGCGGATCGCGCTGAACTCAGCTCCCGTCGGGGAGTGA
- a CDS encoding LysR family transcriptional regulator, with protein sequence MDPHLRDLRYFVAVAEELHFTNAAQRLHIAQPTLSRQIRQLERQLDVVLFDRNQRSVALTVAGKELLEGARKILELWEVTNVSLQEAGEVLRVGIQSALGRGLLSDLESASGHRLALHAASWTDPSSGLAGRQADLALVWLPLPDQSRYRWQVLRTEPRWVLLPENHPLAVSETIEFADLLDEPFVALPTEAGAVRDFWLGNDGRGGRPPKIGAEAATAEDKLEAVSLGLGVCLLAENNVPMYRWPGLTARPVSGLAPCELAVAWRADDNRPTILEFAGRAVEGGFAAQQSPVSV encoded by the coding sequence ATGGACCCGCACTTGCGCGACCTGCGGTATTTCGTCGCCGTCGCTGAGGAACTGCACTTCACCAACGCCGCTCAGCGGCTGCACATCGCTCAACCCACCCTGTCGCGTCAGATCCGTCAGCTGGAACGTCAGCTCGACGTGGTCCTGTTCGACCGCAACCAGCGCAGCGTCGCGCTGACCGTCGCGGGCAAGGAACTGCTCGAAGGCGCTCGCAAGATCCTGGAGCTGTGGGAGGTCACCAACGTCTCGCTGCAGGAAGCGGGCGAGGTGCTGCGCGTCGGCATCCAGTCAGCGCTCGGGCGCGGGCTGCTCAGCGATCTGGAGAGCGCCAGCGGCCATCGCCTCGCGCTGCACGCCGCCTCGTGGACGGATCCCTCCAGCGGGCTCGCGGGCAGGCAGGCCGACCTCGCGCTGGTCTGGCTCCCGCTGCCGGACCAGAGCCGTTACCGGTGGCAGGTGCTGCGCACCGAGCCGCGCTGGGTGCTGCTCCCGGAGAACCATCCGCTCGCCGTCTCGGAGACCATCGAGTTCGCCGATCTGCTCGACGAGCCGTTCGTCGCGCTGCCCACCGAAGCCGGTGCGGTACGCGACTTCTGGCTCGGCAACGACGGACGCGGCGGGCGGCCCCCGAAGATCGGCGCCGAGGCCGCGACCGCCGAGGACAAGCTGGAAGCCGTGAGCCTCGGTCTGGGCGTGTGCCTGCTCGCCGAGAACAACGTGCCGATGTACCGCTGGCCGGGGCTGACCGCGCGGCCCGTGTCGGGGCTCGCGCCGTGCGAGCTCGCCGTGGCCTGGCGAGCCGACGACAACCGGCCGACCATCCTCGAGTTCGCCGGTCGTGCCGTCGAAGGCGGCTTCGCGGCGCAGCAGTCGCCGGTCAGCGTATGA
- a CDS encoding DUF2277 domain-containing protein, protein MCRNITVLRGLEPAATEQEIYAAALQYVRKVGGVSGLSSTTKSAVDKAVAAIAEATTTLLAELPDRRVAPTTEPPLRRIAAREAMAGE, encoded by the coding sequence ATGTGTAGAAACATCACCGTCCTGCGTGGTCTGGAACCTGCCGCAACCGAGCAGGAGATCTATGCCGCCGCACTGCAGTACGTGCGCAAGGTCGGTGGCGTGTCCGGCCTGAGCTCGACCACCAAATCGGCCGTCGACAAGGCCGTCGCGGCCATCGCAGAGGCGACCACCACCTTGCTCGCCGAGTTACCCGATCGCAGAGTGGCGCCGACCACCGAGCCACCGCTGCGCCGGATCGCCGCGCGCGAGGCCATGGCGGGCGAGTAA
- a CDS encoding serine/threonine-protein kinase has translation MSANSERSSESDTGVSTRARSGDLSRAESDAVAAFSAAWKSTRRPPVIAEYLPDASTLRREALLELIRVDLRNRWLHRRRAITSDATQPAARMRLADYCAEFPELVSDDIPAGLVYEEFVIRRQSGERVDPRECLREYPRQAEELRELLNADEVDQSTRRAPGEDATRTALAHTGADFDDTALNRTAESARDSEVTRTTAADLTGTATAVPTTIGTGPSRPDPLDRIEIGQQIDDFDLLTGLGSGAFARVFLARQRSLQRLVAVKISSDHGTEPQTLAQLDHDYIVRVFDQRLLDDAEGAARRLRLLYMQFLPGGTLLGVLRWVRATPPAERSGRLLLDAVDAAMEEKGEIRPTDSSVRAELARLSWPETVAWLGRRLAEALDYASSHGVLHRDVKPANVLLTAEGVPKLADFNISFSRNVEGTSPVAYFGGSLAYMSPEQLEACHPSFGRSAADLDTRADIYSLGVVLWELLTGAKPFDDRTAGAGEQGDDTTLEAMLERRSTGVDEVALRRVPPDCPAALCRVLLTCLAPERTDRWSSGAILARQLEMCLDERARDLVDPPPKSWRRRLRPYIVPVALLAVALPNVLASLYNIQHNQHLIISRMTEDAQQTFLIITGVVNAIFFPAGIAVVLYMARYVLTVPRGLRKGRRYDPDTLQRARKDALLMGDRAVVVAFSLWVLAGLIFPIALQVSTGDIATRAVVHFFSSLVVCGAIAVAYPFFLLTFYMVRCIYPLFLRHGDISPEDAVWLRGLDRRCNGYLAVAASVPLLAVAGVTFLPPSDIPSVIFAVRLLCVGGIIAFVGTYLLFRALEADLRALERVVDPESAETGAAEARSVRATTTVAESGT, from the coding sequence ATGAGTGCGAACTCTGAGAGAAGTTCCGAATCCGACACGGGTGTTTCCACCCGTGCCAGGAGTGGTGATCTGTCGCGCGCCGAATCCGACGCGGTGGCGGCGTTCTCCGCGGCTTGGAAATCGACCCGGCGCCCGCCGGTCATCGCCGAATACCTGCCCGACGCCAGCACCTTGCGCCGCGAGGCGCTGCTCGAGCTGATCCGCGTCGACCTGCGCAATCGTTGGCTGCATCGCCGCCGGGCGATCACGAGCGACGCGACGCAGCCTGCCGCGCGCATGCGCCTGGCCGATTACTGCGCCGAATTTCCCGAACTCGTTTCCGACGATATTCCGGCCGGTCTGGTGTACGAGGAGTTCGTCATCCGCCGCCAGAGCGGCGAGCGGGTCGATCCGCGCGAATGCCTACGCGAATACCCACGTCAGGCCGAGGAATTGCGCGAGCTGCTGAACGCCGACGAGGTCGACCAGAGCACCCGCCGCGCGCCTGGAGAGGACGCCACCCGGACCGCCCTCGCGCACACCGGCGCGGATTTCGACGACACCGCATTGAACCGAACCGCCGAGTCCGCTCGTGATTCCGAGGTGACCAGAACGACCGCCGCCGATCTGACGGGTACGGCGACCGCCGTGCCCACGACGATCGGCACCGGACCGAGCCGGCCCGACCCGCTCGACCGCATCGAGATCGGTCAGCAGATCGATGACTTCGATCTGCTGACCGGTCTGGGCAGCGGTGCGTTCGCCCGGGTCTTCCTCGCCCGGCAGCGTTCGCTGCAGCGGCTGGTCGCGGTCAAGATCTCCAGCGACCACGGCACCGAACCGCAGACGCTGGCGCAGCTGGACCACGACTACATCGTGCGGGTCTTCGACCAGCGGCTGCTCGACGACGCCGAGGGCGCCGCACGCCGGCTGCGGCTGCTCTACATGCAGTTCCTCCCCGGCGGCACGCTGCTTGGCGTGCTGCGCTGGGTGCGCGCGACCCCGCCCGCCGAGCGCAGCGGCAGGCTCCTGCTCGACGCCGTGGACGCGGCCATGGAGGAGAAGGGCGAGATCCGGCCGACCGACTCCAGCGTGCGCGCCGAACTCGCCCGGCTGAGCTGGCCGGAGACGGTGGCCTGGCTGGGCCGCAGGCTGGCCGAGGCGCTGGACTACGCGTCCTCGCACGGCGTGCTGCACCGCGACGTGAAACCGGCCAACGTCCTGCTCACCGCCGAGGGCGTGCCGAAACTGGCGGACTTCAACATCAGCTTCAGCCGCAACGTGGAGGGCACCAGCCCGGTCGCCTATTTCGGCGGCTCACTGGCCTACATGTCGCCGGAACAGCTGGAGGCCTGCCACCCGAGCTTCGGCCGCAGCGCCGCCGACCTGGACACCCGCGCCGACATCTATTCGCTGGGCGTGGTGCTGTGGGAGCTGCTCACCGGCGCGAAGCCGTTCGACGACCGGACGGCGGGCGCGGGCGAGCAAGGCGACGACACCACGCTCGAGGCCATGCTGGAGCGGCGCAGCACCGGCGTGGACGAAGTCGCGCTGCGCCGGGTTCCGCCCGACTGCCCGGCCGCCTTGTGCCGAGTGCTGCTGACCTGTCTCGCGCCGGAGCGGACCGACCGCTGGTCCAGCGGTGCGATCCTGGCCAGGCAGCTGGAAATGTGCCTGGACGAGCGCGCGCGCGACCTTGTCGACCCCCCGCCGAAAAGCTGGCGGCGGCGGCTGCGCCCGTACATCGTGCCGGTCGCGCTGCTGGCGGTGGCGCTGCCGAATGTGCTCGCGTCGCTGTACAACATCCAGCACAACCAGCACCTGATCATCAGCCGGATGACCGAGGACGCCCAGCAGACCTTCCTGATCATCACCGGCGTGGTCAACGCGATCTTCTTCCCGGCCGGCATCGCGGTCGTGCTGTACATGGCGAGATACGTCCTGACCGTGCCGCGTGGTCTGCGCAAAGGACGACGATACGACCCGGACACCCTCCAGCGCGCCAGAAAGGACGCGCTGCTGATGGGCGATAGGGCCGTGGTCGTGGCCTTCTCGCTATGGGTGCTGGCCGGGCTGATCTTCCCGATCGCGCTTCAGGTGTCGACCGGAGACATAGCGACCCGCGCCGTGGTCCACTTCTTCTCCTCACTGGTGGTGTGCGGTGCGATCGCGGTCGCCTATCCCTTCTTCCTGCTGACCTTCTACATGGTGCGGTGCATCTATCCGCTGTTCCTCCGGCACGGGGACATCAGCCCGGAGGACGCGGTGTGGCTGCGCGGCCTGGACCGGCGTTGCAACGGTTACCTCGCGGTCGCCGCGTCGGTGCCGTTGCTCGCGGTCGCCGGAGTGACCTTCCTACCGCCCTCCGATATTCCGTCGGTGATCTTCGCGGTCCGGCTGCTGTGCGTGGGCGGCATAATCGCGTTCGTGGGCACCTATTTGCTGTTCCGTGCGCTCGAAGCGGATCTGCGAGCGCTGGAGCGGGTGGTCGATCCCGAATCCGCCGAAACCGGGGCCGCCGAGGCCAGGTCCGTCCGAGCGACCACGACCGTCGCGGAGTCCGGCACGTGA
- a CDS encoding aldehyde dehydrogenase family protein: MTNTEPAPAAEKAQARETTAKKNGPAVIEVRNPGTGEVVGTVPDETADAVAAKVRELRLYQPEWEALGPEGRKVWLLKFQDWLIDNTDRLATVLQSETAKPRVDALIDPGFATDLIGYYARRAAKFLADDHPSPHSPLARVKRLTTVYRPYPVVGVITPWNFPLAMPVMDVFPALAAGAAVLLKPSEVTPLSALELAKGWAEIGAPPVFAVVTGAGATGAAVVDNADYIQFTGSTATGRKIAAACVQRMVPYSLELGGKDPAIVLADADLDRAAHGIAFGGMFNSGQVCISVERVYVEAAVYDEFVAKLTANVKALRQGLDGRESKYDVGALANENQVAIVQRHVEEAVAAGAKVLTGGKRAGFGTAFEPTVLVDVDHTMSCVTEETFGPTLPVMKVADESEAIRLANDSVYGLSASVWTGDKERGERIARQLNAGAVNINDVFANLFSYALPMGGWGLSGVGARWGGANGVRKYCRQQAITTPILPTQQKELFWYPYSMPKLLFALGAMRAAGARGLRRLDLPALLKLKGDAK; the protein is encoded by the coding sequence GTGACCAACACCGAACCAGCGCCCGCGGCCGAAAAGGCGCAGGCACGCGAAACGACCGCGAAGAAGAACGGCCCCGCCGTCATCGAGGTGCGCAATCCCGGCACGGGCGAGGTCGTCGGCACGGTGCCGGACGAGACCGCGGACGCGGTCGCGGCCAAGGTCCGCGAACTGCGGCTGTACCAGCCGGAGTGGGAGGCGCTCGGCCCCGAAGGACGCAAAGTCTGGCTGCTGAAGTTCCAGGACTGGTTGATCGACAACACCGACCGCCTGGCCACCGTGCTGCAGTCGGAGACCGCCAAGCCCCGGGTGGACGCCCTGATCGACCCCGGTTTCGCGACCGACCTGATCGGCTACTACGCACGCCGCGCGGCCAAGTTCCTCGCCGACGACCACCCGTCGCCGCACAGCCCGCTGGCCCGGGTCAAACGGCTGACCACGGTATACCGGCCCTATCCGGTGGTCGGCGTCATCACGCCGTGGAATTTCCCGCTGGCCATGCCGGTGATGGACGTGTTTCCCGCGCTGGCCGCCGGAGCGGCCGTGCTGCTCAAGCCCTCCGAGGTGACCCCGCTGTCGGCGCTCGAATTGGCGAAGGGCTGGGCCGAGATCGGCGCTCCACCGGTCTTCGCGGTGGTCACCGGCGCGGGCGCGACGGGAGCGGCTGTGGTGGACAACGCCGACTACATCCAGTTCACCGGCTCCACCGCGACCGGCCGCAAGATCGCCGCCGCCTGCGTGCAGCGGATGGTGCCCTACAGCCTGGAACTCGGCGGCAAGGACCCGGCCATCGTCCTGGCCGACGCCGACCTCGACCGCGCCGCGCACGGCATCGCCTTCGGCGGCATGTTCAACTCCGGCCAGGTCTGCATCTCGGTGGAGCGGGTGTACGTCGAAGCGGCCGTGTACGACGAGTTCGTCGCCAAGCTCACCGCCAATGTCAAGGCGCTGCGCCAGGGCCTCGACGGGCGCGAGTCGAAATACGACGTGGGCGCATTGGCCAACGAGAACCAGGTGGCCATCGTGCAACGTCACGTCGAGGAGGCGGTCGCGGCGGGCGCCAAGGTGCTCACCGGCGGCAAGCGGGCCGGATTCGGCACCGCCTTCGAGCCGACCGTGCTGGTGGACGTCGACCACACCATGTCCTGCGTGACCGAGGAGACCTTCGGCCCGACGCTGCCGGTGATGAAGGTGGCCGACGAGTCCGAAGCGATCCGGCTGGCCAACGACTCCGTCTACGGACTGTCCGCCTCGGTGTGGACCGGCGACAAGGAGCGCGGCGAGCGGATCGCCCGGCAGCTGAACGCGGGTGCGGTCAACATCAACGACGTCTTCGCCAACCTGTTCAGTTACGCGTTGCCGATGGGCGGCTGGGGCCTGTCCGGCGTCGGCGCGCGCTGGGGCGGGGCGAACGGCGTGCGCAAGTACTGCCGTCAGCAGGCGATCACCACGCCGATCCTGCCGACCCAGCAGAAGGAACTGTTCTGGTACCCGTACTCGATGCCGAAGCTGCTGTTCGCACTCGGCGCGATGCGCGCGGCGGGCGCCCGCGGTCTGCGCCGCCTCGATCTGCCCGCCCTGCTGAAACTGAAGGGAGACGCCAAGTGA